In Pseudonocardia sp. C8, one genomic interval encodes:
- a CDS encoding helix-turn-helix domain-containing protein, producing the protein MRAVLDHRSYAELSTSTVADDEAFAYWREVICAAFVRLAAEPIDEHGFRGRIEHLPVGPLELSTVTAGSQHVRRTRSLVAAGEGEFLLASIQLAGRGRVEQDGRTALLGPGDMAFYDSTRPYVLHFDDPFRQLVVMVPKPELALTDTRVLTARRLGRGDPGAVISTFFVSLTDTARNSPSAAATLLPHALGLLAAGACLPGTGSTPDAHDALLRERVDSFLRRHLDDPALNAGSIAAGCGVSRSTLYRLVGHEGVATRLRRMRIERAKQLLMQDRSRPVGAIAAACGFDSESGFYRAFRAATGHSPGGYRSGTGPDPGH; encoded by the coding sequence ATGCGCGCGGTCCTCGATCACCGCTCCTACGCCGAGCTCAGCACGTCGACGGTCGCGGACGACGAGGCCTTCGCGTACTGGCGTGAGGTCATCTGTGCGGCGTTCGTGCGCCTGGCCGCGGAGCCGATCGACGAGCACGGGTTCCGGGGACGCATCGAGCACCTCCCGGTCGGCCCCCTGGAGCTGTCGACCGTCACCGCCGGCAGCCAGCACGTGCGACGCACGCGGTCGCTGGTCGCGGCGGGTGAGGGCGAGTTCCTGCTGGCCAGCATCCAGCTCGCCGGGCGCGGCCGGGTCGAGCAGGACGGCCGGACCGCCCTCCTCGGACCCGGTGACATGGCGTTCTACGACAGCACCCGGCCCTATGTCCTGCACTTCGACGACCCGTTCCGCCAGCTCGTCGTGATGGTCCCCAAACCCGAGCTGGCGCTGACCGACACCCGGGTGCTCACCGCACGACGCCTCGGCCGGGGCGATCCGGGGGCGGTGATCTCCACGTTCTTCGTCTCGCTGACCGACACGGCACGGAACTCACCCTCGGCCGCCGCCACGCTCCTGCCGCACGCCCTCGGCCTGCTCGCCGCCGGCGCCTGCTTGCCCGGCACCGGATCCACACCGGACGCACACGACGCGTTACTGCGCGAACGCGTCGACTCGTTCCTGCGACGCCATCTCGACGACCCGGCACTGAACGCCGGCTCGATCGCCGCCGGATGCGGGGTCTCGCGCAGCACCCTCTATCGCCTCGTCGGCCACGAGGGGGTCGCCACGCGGCTGCGCCGGATGCGCATCGAGCGCGCGAAACAGCTCCTGATGCAGGACCGGTCACGCCCGGTCGGCGCGATCGCGGCAGCCTGCGGCTTCGACAGCGAGTCGGGCTTCTACCGGGCCTTCCGGGCGGCCACCGGCCACAGCCCCGGCGGCTACCGGAGCGGAACCGGACCCGATCCGGGCCACTGA
- a CDS encoding carbon-nitrogen hydrolase family protein, translating into MDKTVRVAAVQAEPAWFDLAAGVDKVVDLIGQAAARGAQLVGFGETFVPGYPWWIWLDSPAAGMQFVPRYAANSMTRDGAEMDRIRRAAAQHRIHVVLGFSERAGGSLYMAQAFISDTGELIAVRRKLKPTHVERSVYGEGDGSDLQVHDTTLGKLGGLNCWEHFQPLTKYAMYSLGEQIHVASWPSFSVYRSAAQALGPTVNTAASLMYAVEGQTFVVAPCSTVGRAGQELFCDTDTKKQLLRTGGGFARIYGPEGSELATPLAEDEEGLLFADLDPALIAIAKSAADPVGHYSRPDVFRLLVNRNPAPRVVETSAEQVTTLPAHHDDESLTAPMSPV; encoded by the coding sequence ATGGACAAGACCGTTCGAGTGGCTGCCGTGCAGGCCGAGCCCGCGTGGTTCGACCTCGCCGCCGGCGTCGACAAGGTCGTCGACCTCATCGGACAGGCCGCAGCCCGGGGCGCGCAGCTCGTCGGCTTCGGAGAGACGTTCGTCCCCGGCTACCCGTGGTGGATCTGGCTCGACTCACCGGCCGCGGGTATGCAGTTCGTGCCCCGCTACGCCGCCAACTCGATGACCCGCGACGGCGCCGAGATGGACCGCATCCGGCGGGCCGCCGCGCAGCACCGCATCCACGTCGTGCTCGGCTTCAGCGAACGGGCCGGGGGCAGCCTCTACATGGCACAGGCGTTCATCTCCGACACCGGCGAGCTCATCGCGGTGCGCCGCAAGCTCAAGCCCACCCACGTCGAACGCTCGGTCTACGGCGAAGGTGACGGCAGCGACCTGCAGGTCCACGACACCACGCTGGGCAAGCTCGGCGGGCTCAACTGCTGGGAGCACTTCCAGCCGCTGACCAAGTACGCCATGTACAGCCTCGGCGAACAGATCCACGTCGCGTCCTGGCCCAGCTTCTCGGTCTACCGCAGCGCCGCCCAGGCACTCGGCCCGACGGTCAACACCGCGGCCAGCCTCATGTACGCCGTCGAGGGACAGACCTTCGTCGTCGCGCCCTGCTCGACGGTCGGCCGGGCCGGCCAGGAGCTGTTCTGCGACACCGACACGAAAAAGCAGCTCCTGCGCACCGGCGGCGGCTTCGCCCGCATCTACGGCCCCGAGGGCTCCGAGCTCGCCACCCCGCTCGCCGAGGACGAGGAAGGCCTCCTGTTCGCCGACCTCGACCCCGCGCTCATCGCCATCGCCAAGTCCGCGGCCGACCCGGTCGGCCACTACTCCCGCCCCGACGTCTTCCGCCTGCTGGTCAACCGCAACCCCGCTCCGCGGGTGGTCGAGACCTCCGCCGAACAGGTCACGACGCTCCCGGCACATCACGACGACGAGTCGCTCACCGCGCCGATGTCCCCGGTCTGA
- a CDS encoding LysR family transcriptional regulator, with the protein MDTQKLQVFVAVAEELHFGRAAARLHLAQPHLSRTVRALETELGAEMFRRTTRRVELTPAGLALLPHARALLTRTDEARAAVTAARDGRSGRVRISFAGPSAHAAVGQLARAVREQHPLVDLEFLPGRYGATALTELLDGDADLALARFVRPPVGVASRVVARERCVVAVPTGHRLARATTVSIGDFRDEPLVAFPESFGSAVRATLVEQCHAAGFAPRFAQTAPDSWTCMALVSAGVGLHFTTASAVTHLPLDGVCVQEISDPLPPIDVVLAWRHDDESAVLRRVLQTSDEVLPGAGTASVRPGTSAR; encoded by the coding sequence GTGGACACGCAGAAGCTTCAGGTGTTCGTCGCGGTCGCCGAGGAGCTGCACTTCGGGCGGGCGGCCGCGCGGCTGCACCTGGCGCAGCCGCACCTCAGCCGGACCGTACGGGCGCTGGAGACCGAGCTCGGCGCCGAGATGTTCCGGCGCACCACGCGCCGCGTCGAGCTGACCCCGGCCGGCCTCGCACTCCTCCCGCACGCCCGCGCCCTGCTCACCCGCACGGACGAGGCGCGGGCCGCGGTCACCGCCGCCAGGGACGGGCGCAGTGGCCGGGTCCGGATCTCCTTCGCGGGCCCGTCGGCGCACGCCGCGGTGGGCCAGCTCGCCCGCGCGGTGCGGGAGCAGCACCCGCTCGTCGACCTCGAGTTCCTGCCCGGCCGCTACGGCGCGACCGCGCTCACCGAGCTGCTCGACGGGGACGCCGACCTGGCGCTCGCCCGGTTCGTGCGGCCGCCGGTCGGCGTGGCGAGCCGTGTCGTCGCCCGCGAGCGGTGCGTGGTCGCGGTGCCGACCGGGCACCGGCTCGCCCGGGCCACGACGGTCTCCATCGGCGACTTCCGCGACGAGCCGCTGGTTGCCTTCCCGGAGTCGTTCGGCTCCGCGGTGCGGGCCACCCTCGTCGAGCAGTGTCACGCCGCCGGGTTCGCGCCCCGGTTCGCCCAGACCGCCCCCGATTCGTGGACCTGCATGGCGCTGGTCTCGGCGGGGGTCGGTCTGCACTTCACCACGGCGAGCGCGGTCACCCACCTCCCGCTCGACGGCGTGTGCGTCCAGGAGATCAGCGACCCGCTCCCGCCGATCGACGTCGTCCTCGCGTGGCGGCACGACGACGAGTCGGCCGTCCTGCGCCGGGTCCTGCAGACCTCGGACGAGGTGCTGCCGGGGGCCGGAACGGCGTCGGTCAGACCGGGGACATCGGCGCGGTGA
- a CDS encoding acyl-CoA dehydrogenase family protein, with protein MSQTASSTSEVSAEDFEFIRRQVRDFIRSTVVPRENEIMRTDRIPDDLRAAAAEMGLFGYAIPAQWGGIGLDLTQDVELAMEFGYTTLALRSMFGTSNGIAGQVLVGFGTDTQKKQWLERIASGEVVASFALTEPGAGSNPAGLRTRARRDGSGDDAGWVIDGQKQFITNAPSASLFVVFARYADPEPGNPGIAVFLVPADTPGVTVGPKDAKMGQEGSTTSDVHFDGVRVPADALVGGDPAAGYKAAMTSLARGRVHIAGLAVGTAQRALDESVSYAVQNTQGGQRLGDFQLVQAHLADMQTGVFAGRAMVRDAARAYVDGTDRRIAPSAAKLFCTEMVGRVADLAVQVHGGAGYMREVPVERIYRDVRLLRLYEGTSEIQRLIIGGGLVKQAVAGS; from the coding sequence ATGAGCCAGACAGCGTCGTCGACGTCCGAGGTGTCTGCCGAGGACTTCGAGTTCATCCGCCGGCAGGTCCGCGACTTCATCCGGTCCACGGTCGTGCCCCGCGAGAACGAGATCATGCGCACCGACCGGATCCCCGACGACCTGCGCGCGGCGGCCGCCGAGATGGGCCTGTTCGGCTACGCGATCCCCGCGCAGTGGGGCGGGATCGGGCTCGACCTGACCCAGGACGTCGAGCTGGCGATGGAGTTCGGCTACACCACGCTGGCCCTGCGCTCGATGTTCGGCACCAGCAACGGCATCGCCGGCCAGGTGCTGGTCGGATTCGGCACCGACACCCAGAAGAAGCAGTGGCTCGAGCGCATCGCCTCCGGCGAGGTGGTCGCCTCGTTCGCCCTGACCGAACCCGGCGCCGGCTCGAACCCGGCCGGCCTGCGCACCCGCGCCCGCCGCGACGGCTCCGGCGACGACGCCGGATGGGTGATCGACGGCCAGAAGCAGTTCATCACCAACGCGCCCTCGGCGAGCCTGTTCGTGGTCTTCGCCCGCTACGCCGACCCGGAACCGGGCAACCCCGGCATCGCGGTGTTCCTGGTACCCGCCGACACCCCCGGGGTCACCGTCGGCCCGAAGGACGCCAAGATGGGCCAGGAGGGGTCCACCACCTCCGACGTGCACTTCGACGGCGTGCGGGTGCCGGCCGACGCACTCGTCGGCGGCGACCCCGCGGCCGGCTACAAGGCCGCGATGACCTCGCTCGCCCGCGGCCGGGTGCACATCGCCGGACTGGCCGTCGGCACCGCGCAGCGGGCACTCGACGAGTCGGTCTCCTACGCCGTCCAGAACACCCAGGGCGGGCAGCGGCTCGGCGACTTCCAGCTCGTCCAGGCCCACCTCGCCGACATGCAGACCGGGGTGTTCGCCGGGCGCGCCATGGTCCGCGACGCCGCCCGCGCCTACGTCGACGGCACGGACCGGCGGATCGCGCCGTCGGCGGCGAAGCTGTTCTGCACCGAGATGGTCGGCCGGGTCGCCGACCTGGCCGTGCAGGTCCACGGCGGCGCCGGCTACATGCGCGAGGTCCCGGTCGAGCGGATCTACCGCGACGTCCGGCTGCTGCGCCTCTACGAGGGCACCAGCGAGATCCAGCGGCTCATCATCGGCGGCGGGCTCGTCAAGCAGGCGGTGGCCGGCTCGTGA
- a CDS encoding CaiB/BaiF CoA-transferase family protein — MTLPLAGYTVVALEQAVAGPIATRHLADLGARVIKIERPGEGDFARHYDTAVHGLATHFVWLNRGKESLAVDLKSAPGIRVVRELIGRSDVFLHNTAPGVVERLGLDADTLRAADPRLVVVNISGYGSSGPRRDRKAYDMLVQAESGMVSVTGTPDTPVKTGVPNADIAAGLYSAVSALGALLRRERSGEGATVDVSMFDAAVEWMGHPLYMQLYGGTQVPRMGLSHAAIAPYDTYPTADGEILIGVQNDRGWRMLVTDVFADPGLADDPRFATNVARVRNRTACDAAVAGHTVRWDTTELDERLAAAGIPAAQVNGTAELVEHPQLRERDRWRTVATEAGAVRGVLPPMTFRDVELPMGTVPALGEHTRTILAELGLDEDALTDTVESTRA; from the coding sequence GTGACCCTCCCCCTGGCCGGCTACACCGTCGTCGCCCTCGAACAGGCCGTCGCCGGACCGATCGCCACCCGGCACCTGGCCGACCTCGGGGCGCGCGTCATCAAGATCGAACGCCCGGGCGAGGGCGACTTCGCCCGCCACTACGACACCGCCGTGCACGGCCTGGCCACCCACTTCGTGTGGCTCAACCGCGGCAAGGAGTCCCTGGCCGTCGACCTGAAGTCCGCGCCCGGCATCCGGGTGGTGCGCGAGCTCATCGGACGCTCGGACGTGTTCCTGCACAACACCGCCCCCGGTGTCGTCGAACGTCTCGGGCTCGACGCCGACACGCTGCGCGCGGCGGACCCGCGCCTGGTCGTGGTCAACATCTCGGGCTACGGCAGCAGCGGGCCGCGCCGGGACCGCAAGGCCTACGACATGCTCGTGCAGGCCGAGTCGGGCATGGTCTCGGTCACCGGGACCCCGGACACCCCGGTCAAGACCGGGGTGCCCAACGCCGACATCGCCGCGGGGCTCTACTCCGCCGTGTCGGCGCTCGGCGCCCTGCTGCGCCGGGAACGCAGCGGCGAGGGCGCGACCGTGGACGTGTCCATGTTCGACGCCGCCGTCGAGTGGATGGGCCACCCGCTGTACATGCAGCTCTACGGCGGGACCCAGGTCCCGCGCATGGGGCTGAGCCACGCAGCGATCGCGCCCTACGACACCTACCCCACCGCCGACGGCGAGATCCTCATCGGCGTCCAGAACGACCGCGGCTGGCGCATGCTGGTCACCGACGTCTTCGCCGACCCCGGGCTCGCCGACGACCCCCGCTTCGCCACGAACGTCGCCCGCGTCCGGAACCGGACCGCCTGCGACGCCGCCGTCGCCGGGCACACCGTCCGCTGGGACACGACCGAGCTCGACGAACGCCTGGCCGCGGCCGGGATCCCGGCCGCCCAGGTCAACGGCACCGCCGAACTCGTCGAGCACCCGCAGCTGCGCGAGCGCGACCGCTGGCGCACCGTCGCCACCGAGGCCGGCGCCGTGCGCGGGGTCCTCCCACCGATGACCTTCCGCGACGTCGAGCTGCCCATGGGCACGGTGCCCGCGCTCGGCGAGCACACCCGCACGATCCTCGCCGAGCTCGGGCTCGACGAGGACGCCCTCACCGACACCGTGGAGTCCACCCGTGCCTGA
- a CDS encoding SDR family oxidoreductase, whose amino-acid sequence MPEPSPTVAVVTGAARGIGAATARRLADDGLHVAVLDLDERAAKATADTIATRGGVAVGVGADVSDTDAVTGAVARIARELGPPTVLVNNAGITRDNLLFKMADADWDAVMGVHLRGAFLMTRAVQHHMVDAEWGRIVNLSSTSALGNRGQANYSTAKAGLQGFTKTLAIELGKFGVTANCIAPGFIASDMTRATAERIGVPWEQYVQDRAKAIPVQRAGQVDDIAQAVSFFVDRRSGFVSGQVLYVAGGPRG is encoded by the coding sequence GTGCCTGAACCGTCCCCCACCGTCGCCGTCGTCACCGGTGCTGCCCGCGGCATCGGCGCCGCCACCGCGCGACGCCTCGCCGACGACGGCCTGCACGTCGCGGTCCTCGACCTCGACGAGCGGGCCGCCAAGGCCACCGCCGACACCATCGCCACCCGGGGCGGCGTCGCCGTCGGCGTCGGCGCCGACGTCTCGGACACCGACGCCGTCACCGGTGCCGTGGCCCGGATCGCCCGCGAGCTCGGGCCACCGACCGTCCTGGTGAACAACGCCGGCATCACCCGGGACAACCTGCTGTTCAAGATGGCCGACGCCGACTGGGACGCCGTGATGGGCGTCCACCTGCGCGGAGCGTTCCTGATGACGCGCGCGGTGCAGCACCACATGGTCGACGCCGAGTGGGGCCGCATCGTGAACCTGTCCTCGACCTCGGCCCTCGGCAACCGCGGACAGGCGAACTACTCCACGGCCAAGGCCGGCCTGCAGGGCTTCACCAAGACGCTCGCGATCGAGCTCGGGAAGTTCGGCGTGACCGCCAACTGCATCGCCCCCGGGTTCATCGCCAGCGACATGACCCGCGCGACCGCCGAGCGCATCGGCGTCCCCTGGGAGCAGTACGTCCAGGACCGCGCGAAGGCGATCCCCGTGCAGCGCGCCGGCCAGGTCGACGACATCGCCCAGGCGGTCTCGTTCTTCGTGGACCGGCGCTCCGGGTTCGTGTCCGGCCAGGTCCTGTACGTGGCCGGTGGCCCGCGCGGCTGA